A genome region from Erigeron canadensis isolate Cc75 chromosome 3, C_canadensis_v1, whole genome shotgun sequence includes the following:
- the LOC122592005 gene encoding pentatricopeptide repeat-containing protein At2g33760-like translates to MFKLKTHKLFSLNPVIRTKKFSSIASASSIQDNDQSNQFHNQIQETQSLAPRFYLFALTNCKNIKQFKPIHTHLTVNGFFNDMVLVNKLLYVYVRYNLMEDAYKLFDEMPERNAASWSVMIGGFAKAGYYIKCYEMFREYIRSGEQPDVYTLPCVIRVCRDRVDLVMGRLVHQIVYKFGLSTNAFICAALVDMYAKCGVIDDARKLFDNMVIKDLTTWTVMFGAYTACGNASESLVLFDKMLESGLVPDKICLVTIVNACAKLGAMNKAEVVDDIIQKQYSSLDVILGTAMIDMYAKCGSIDSARKIFDRMREKNVITWSTMIAAYGYHGHGQKALELLPLMSKNRVTPNRITFVSLLNACSHSCLVEEGRRVFSLMQEKYFIKPDVKHYTCMVDLLGRAGKLNEAFNMIENMKVEKDVGLWSALLAACRIYKNVEMAQKAAESLLEIEPDDPSHYVMLSNIYAKEGKWENMAKLRTQMTSKSLKKTPGFTWVEAQNGVHKFCSGDHTHSESKAIYEKLESLIEKLRVSGYVPDTEFVLHDVNEDVKLGSLYAHSEKLAIAYGLISTPEGTVIRLTKNLRVCGDCHTFMKYVSVVEKREIVVRDAKRFHHVRDGVCSCGDYW, encoded by the coding sequence ATGTTTAAACTCAAAACccataaattattttctttgaaTCCAGTTATTAGAACTAAAAAGTTTTCATCAATTGCATCTGCATCATCAATTCAAGATAATGACCAATCaaatcaatttcataatcaaattcAAGAAACACAATCTTTGGCCCCAAGATTCTATCTTTTTGCCTTAACCAActgtaaaaacataaaacagTTCAAACCCATTCACACCCATTTAACAGTTAATGGTTTTTTCAATGATATGGTTTTAGTTAACAAActcttatatgtatatgtacgtTATAATTTAATGGAAGATGCATATaaactgtttgatgaaatgcctgaaCGAAACGCGGCGTCGTGGAGTGTTATGATTGGTGGTTTTGCTAAGGCTGGatattatatcaagtgttatgaAATGTTTAGGGAGTATATTAGGTCTGGTGAACAGCCTGATGTTTACACATTGCCTTGTGTTATTAGGGTATGTAGAGATAGAGTGGATCTCGTAATGGGGAGATTAGTTCATCAAATTGTGTATAAGTTTGGGTTAAGTACTAACGCGTTTATATGTGCCGCGCTTGTTGATATGTACGCGAAATGTGGGGTGATAGATGACGCGAGGAAGTTGTTTGACAATATGGTGATTAAGGATCTTACTACGTGGACTGTTATGTTTGGCGCGTATACTGCTTGTGGGAATGCTAGTGAGTCGTTGGTTTTATTCGATAAGATGCTAGAAAGTGGTCTTGTTCCCGACAAGATTTGTTTGGTGACGATTGTTAATGCGTGTGCAAAGTTAGGTGCCATGAATAAAGCTGaagttgttgatgatatcatacAAAAACAATACAGTTCACTAGATGTGATTCTTGGAACGGCAATGATTGATATGTATGCTAAATGTGGAAGCATTGATTCTGCTCGAAAGATATTTGATAGAATGAGGGAAAAGAACGTTATAACTTGGAGTACGATGATTGCTGCTTATGGGTATCATGGACATGGACAAAAAGCACTTGAATTGCTTCCTTTGATGTCAAAAAACCGAGTTACACCAAACAGAATTACTTTCGTTTCACTTCTTAATGCCTGCAGTCACTCTTGTTTAGTTGAAGAAGGTCGTCGTGTTTTTTCATTAATGCAAGAAAAGTACTTCATAAAACCAGACGTGAAGCACTATACGTGCATGGTTGATCTATTAGGCCGTGCTGGAAAACTCAATGAAGCGTTCAATATGATTGAGAATATGAAAGTTGAGAAAGATGTAGGACTATGGTCTGCATTACTTGCTGCCTGTAGAATCTATAAAAATGTTGAAATGGCGCAAAAGGCAGCCGAATCTCTTCTAGAAATTGAGCCTGATGATCCCAGCCATTATGTCATGCTTTCAAACATTTATGCAAAAGAAGGAAAGTGGGAAAACATGGCCAAACTTCGTACACAAATGACTAGTAAAAGCTTAAAAAAGACCCCGGGTTTTACATGGGTTGAGGCACAGAATGGGGTTCACAAATTTTGCAGTGGTGATCACACACATTCGGAATCAAAGGCGATATATGAGAAACTCGAGAGTTTGATAGAGAAGTTAAGGGTTTCTGGGTATGTTCCAGATACAGAGTTTGTGTTACATGATGTTAATGAGGATGTCAAATTGGGAAGTTTGTATGCACATAGTGAGAAGCTTGCAATTGCATATGGACTTATTAGTACACCTGAGGGAACGGTGATTCGTTTAACCAAAAATCTTCGAGTGTGTGGCGATTGTCACACGTTTATGAAATATGTGTCTGTTGTTGAGAAGAGGGAGATAGTTGTTCGTGATGCCAAGCGGTTTCATCATGTCCGGGATGGCGTCTGTTCATGTGGTGATTATTGGTAA
- the LOC122591139 gene encoding beta-fructofuranosidase, insoluble isoenzyme 1-like — MMVFTKPFWIIALLVCLFPLLNINNNGEVMAFHKVQMKYQSLTTAKVNEVYRTGYHFQPKQNWINDPNAPMYYKGYYHLFYQYNPKGAVWGNIVWAHSVSKDMINWIPLEPAVVPSKPFDKYGCWSGSATILPGNKPVILYTGIVDLKPAPGYQVQNYAIPANYSDPLLREWIKPDDNPIVKPTSENVSSFRDPTTAWFNNGRWKMIVGSKNNHRGIAYLYRSRDFIKWTKAKHTLHDKPGTGMWECPDFYPVSTRGMYGVETSALEGGIKHVFKVSLDMTRFEYYTIGTYNPIKDKYYPDKNSVDGWAGLRYDYGNFYASKTFFDPIQNRRILWGWANESSTSLEDITKGWAGIQLIPRVVWLDPSGKQLLQWPIHELTRLRSDNVHLKSLQLNQGDVVQIERVTAAQADVEVTFTFSSLDKAETFDPEWNKLPLENLAMQICAIKGTRRGGLGPFGILTLASMKLEEFTPVFFRVFKTLDNKHKVLMCSDASTSSLNQNEYKPSFAGFVDVDLAEKKLSLRSLIDHSVVESFGEGGKTVITSRVYPTLAVGEGARLFLFNNGTEAVTVERLNAWSMKKPLFMN, encoded by the exons ATGATGGTGTTCACTAAGCCATTTTGGATAATTGCATTGCTAGTGTGTTTATTTCCATTGTTGAACATTAATAATAATGGTGAAGTCATGGCATTTCACAAGGTTCAAATGAAATATCAATCGTTGACGACTGCGAAAGTTAACGAGGTTTATAGAACCGGATATCACTTTCAACCTAAACAAAACTGGATCAATG ACCCAAATG CACCAATGTATTACAAGGGCTACTACCATTTATTTTACCAATATAACCCGAAAGGTGCGGTATGGGGCAACATTGTTTGGGCACATTCTGTATCAAAGGACATGATCAACTGGATACCGTTAGAGCCAGCAGTCGTACCTTCAAAACCTTTTGACAAGTACGGTTGCTGGTCTGGCTCGGCCACAATCCTGCCAGGAAATAAACCTGTTATTTTGTATACTGGAATTGTTGACCTAAAGCCCGCCCCAGGTTACCAAGTTCAAAACTATGCCATTCCTGCAAACTATTCGGATCCATTACTTAGAGAATGGATCAAACCGGATGACAACCCAATAGTGAAACCTACTAGTGAAAATGTGTCATCTTTTCGTGATCCAACAACGGCTTGGTTCAACAATGGTCGTTGGAAAATGATCGTTGGTAGCAAGAATAACCATCGTGGTATTGCCTATTTATATAGGAGCCGAGATTTCATTAAATGGACTAAAGCCAAGCATACATTACATGATAAACCTGGGACGGGAATGTGGGAATGCCCTGACTTTTATCCTGTATCGACCCGTGGAATGTATGGGGTGGAAACCTCGGCATTAGAGGGTGGcataaaacatgtttttaaagtCAGTCTTGATATGACTAGGTTCGAGTATTACACAATTGGGACATATAACCCAATTAAAGACAAATATTACCCAGACAAGAACTCTGTTGACGGTTGGGCCGGGCTAAGATATGATTATGGAAACTTTTATGCATCAAAGACATTCTTTGACCCAATTCAAAACCGGAGGATCCTATGGGGATGGGCTAATGAGTCTAGCACCAGCTTAGAAGACATCACAAAGGGATGGGCTGGAATTCAG TTGATCCCTCGTGTGGTATGGCTTGACCCCAGTGGAAAGCAATTATTGCAATGGCCTATTCATGAATTAACAAGGTTAAGAAGTGACAATGTGCACTTAAAAAGTTTACAGCTAAACCAGGGGGATGTTGTTCAGATCGAAAGAGTTACTGCTGCACAG GCGGATGTGGAGGTGACCTTTACTTTCTCTAGCTTGGATAAAGCGGAAACTTTTGATCCAGAATGGAACAAATTGCCATTGGAAAATCTGGCCATGCAGATATGTGCTATCAAGGGCACTCGGCGTGGTGGGTTAGGACCTTTTGGGATTCTAACATTGGCCTCAATGAAACTCGAAGAGTTCACTCCTGTTTTCTTTAGAGTTTTCAAGACTCTCGACAACAAGCATAAAGTTCTCATGTGTTCTGATGCTTCAAC TTCCTCCTTAAACCAGAATGAGTACAAGCCATCGTTTGCAGGATTTGTGGATGTCGATCTAGCTGAAAAGAAGCTGTCGTTAAGGAGCTTAATCGATCACTCTGTCGTTGAAAGCTTTGGGGAGGGAGGAAAGACGGTCATAACATCAAGGGTTTATCCGACGCTGGCAGTGGGAGAAGGCGCacgattatttttatttaacaatggTACCGAGGCCGTCACTGTTGAGAGATTGAATGCTTGGTCTATGAAGAAGCCACTTTTCATGAACTAA